A single genomic interval of Littorina saxatilis isolate snail1 linkage group LG17, US_GU_Lsax_2.0, whole genome shotgun sequence harbors:
- the LOC138953766 gene encoding uncharacterized protein, whose amino-acid sequence MLGHVALATYECDNAHKVQWPSSPYLGTKYLVNCRMAHAYFVSGIRQNQYHRVADAAGIGKLGEDYIGEVFSVYKDCVHRKTQESVYDALLEEITLYPETDGIDILTDARHATRKNSRYSDIVCIGAQSHKVLRVETVSREDDPCAQRHELLGTKRLYHYLEQQEGGSVHIRVHCHDRNGSVNKWLRETRHETETTNDTWHAAKNIAKEVRTVCCGSRCMQGKTWHPHLSDKAASIKTHVYWSMKNCEENPETLQHSMMNVIKHYKNNHEHCHPTSRCKTDPAYEPSKTIITDPTAEQLLRQALHRTIIYKNPTDFIHCMDTYFVESFNNIMLQYHDKRTDGSLAYDAYRMRTNIATLDWNENINARTVTSQRDSVDARNPRRVSARRNLRRKNFAFWTELWQEYASQVLA is encoded by the coding sequence ATGCTTGGACACGTTGCTTTGGCAACATACGAGTGTGACAACGCACATAAAGTACAGTGGCCAAGTTCACCTTACCTTGGGACAAAATATTTAGTGAACTGTCGAATGGCACATGCCTATTTCGTGTCAGGGATACGCCAAAACCAGTATCATCGTGTAGCTGATGCTGCGGGTATCGGGAAACTGGGGGAGGACTACATTGGGGAGGTTTTTTCTGTATACAAGGATTGTGTTCATCGAAAAACACAAGAGTCGGTATATGACGCGCTTCTTGAAGAAATAACTCTGTATCCAGAAACAGACGGCATTGACATTCTAACAGACGCGCGTCATGCAACGCGGAAAAACTCCAGGTACAGTGACATAGTCTGCATCGGCGCACAGTCTCACAAAGTGCTGAGAGTGGAGACCGTCTCCAGAGAGGACGACCCTTGTGCCCAGAGACACGAACTGTTAGGGACAAAGCGTCTCTACCATTACCTGGAGCAACAGGAAGGGGGCAGCGTACACATTCGCGTACACTGTCATGACAGGAACGGGAGTGTCAACAAGTGGCTGAGAGAGACGAGGCATGAAACAGAGACGACAAACGACACCTGGCACGCCGCAAAAAACATTGCCAAGGAGGTCCGTACTGTGTGTTGTGGTTCTCGCTGCATGCAGGGTAAAACCTGGCACCCACACCTGAGTGACAAGGCTGCTAGCATCAAAACGCATGTGTACTGGAGCATGAAAAACTGTGAGGAAAATCCCGAAACACTGCAGCACAGCATGATGAATGTCATTAAACATTACAAAAACAACCACGAGCACTGCCATCCAACCTCCAGATGCAAAACAGACCCAGCTTATGAACCTTCAAAAACAATCATCACAGACCCAACAGCAGAACAACTGTTGAGACAAGCACTACATCGAACAATCATCTACAAAAATCCCACAGATTTCATTCACTGCATGGACACATATTTTGTAGAGTCATTCAACAACATCATGCTCCAGTACCATGACAAAAGAACAGACGGCAGCCTGGCATATGACGCGTATCGGATGCGCACCAACATCGCGACGCTTGACTGGAACGAAAACATCAACGCCAGAACAGTCACCTCGCAGCGAGACAGTGTTGATGCAAGGAATCCTCGACGTGTCAGTGCCAGGCGGAATTTGAGAAGGAAAAATTTCGCCTTCTGGACAGAACTGTGGCAGGAGTACGCATCGCAGGTCTTGGCATAG